A portion of the Acidobacteriaceae bacterium genome contains these proteins:
- the arsM gene encoding arsenite methyltransferase produces MSEQILDSVRSKYGAVAESNLSNEHAGVQAVAEAFGYSAEELTSIPADANMGLSCGNPTATAHLRSGEVVVDLGSGGGLDVFLASKKVGPTGRAIGIDMTPSMIERARANALSGGYTNVEFYLAEIDKIPLPDASVDCVISNCVLNLAPDKPAVFREIARILKPGGRLAVSDIALKHELPEDIAKSMAAYVGCIGGAIKMDDYRDGLLAAGFEHVGIVDSGSDLNAYAKVENQAGCCSPSMGESSCCTPTATTELTVHEELTELLSKYDVNAAAASVKVYALKPSASATQVCCGPNCCS; encoded by the coding sequence ATGTCGGAGCAGATTCTGGATTCGGTCCGGTCGAAGTATGGCGCTGTTGCGGAAAGCAATCTTTCGAACGAACATGCGGGAGTGCAGGCGGTTGCCGAAGCCTTCGGCTATTCAGCGGAGGAACTCACTTCCATCCCTGCTGATGCAAACATGGGACTTTCCTGCGGAAACCCCACCGCCACAGCTCATTTGCGGTCGGGCGAAGTGGTGGTCGATCTCGGCTCTGGCGGCGGTCTGGACGTGTTCCTCGCGTCGAAGAAGGTAGGGCCGACCGGACGCGCCATAGGCATCGACATGACGCCTTCGATGATTGAACGCGCCCGTGCCAATGCTCTGAGCGGTGGCTACACCAACGTCGAATTCTATTTGGCTGAGATCGACAAAATTCCACTACCTGATGCTTCTGTTGACTGTGTCATCTCGAACTGTGTTCTCAACCTGGCACCCGATAAGCCTGCTGTGTTCCGAGAGATTGCCCGCATTCTGAAGCCTGGTGGGCGGCTCGCCGTCAGTGACATCGCTTTGAAGCACGAACTGCCTGAGGACATTGCCAAAAGCATGGCCGCTTATGTTGGTTGCATCGGCGGCGCCATCAAGATGGACGACTACCGGGACGGTCTTCTCGCGGCTGGATTTGAGCACGTCGGGATCGTGGACAGTGGCTCGGACCTGAACGCCTACGCAAAGGTCGAGAACCAGGCTGGGTGCTGCTCTCCTTCGATGGGAGAAAGCTCGTGCTGCACACCGACGGCGACCACGGAGCTAACGGTCCACGAGGAACTAACAGAACTCCTCTCGAAGTACGACGTGAACGCCGCCGCTGCAAGCGTCAAGGTCTACGCCCTCAAGCCCAGTGCCTCCGCAACTCAGGTCTGCTGCGGGCCTAATTGCTGCTCCTAA
- a CDS encoding arsenate reductase ArsC, which translates to MPHYNVLFLCTGNSARSIMAEAIMNHKGAPNFTAYSAGSHPSGTVRSEALDQIASAGLSTEGLRSKSWEEFAVAGAPQLDFVFTVCDNAAQETCPHWPGQPITAHWGVPDPVAVTGSRADSERAYKQAFSMLQQRISLMLYLPLASLDSMAIKKELDNIGQQ; encoded by the coding sequence ATGCCGCACTACAACGTTCTCTTCTTATGCACTGGCAACTCCGCGCGTTCCATCATGGCGGAAGCGATCATGAATCATAAGGGTGCACCAAACTTCACCGCGTACAGTGCCGGAAGCCATCCGTCCGGCACTGTTCGATCAGAGGCTCTGGACCAGATTGCCTCGGCCGGGCTCAGCACGGAGGGACTGCGGAGCAAGTCCTGGGAGGAGTTCGCGGTTGCTGGTGCTCCCCAACTGGACTTTGTGTTCACGGTCTGTGACAACGCAGCGCAGGAAACCTGCCCGCATTGGCCCGGACAACCAATCACGGCACATTGGGGCGTTCCAGATCCCGTCGCTGTGACAGGTTCACGAGCTGATTCCGAAAGGGCCTACAAGCAGGCTTTTTCCATGCTGCAACAGAGGATCTCGTTGATGCTTTACCTGCCTCTCGCAAGCCTTGATTCGATGGCGATAAAAAAAGAACTCGACAACATCGGGCAGCAGTGA
- a CDS encoding FAD-dependent oxidoreductase codes for MKLLIIGGSDAGISAALRARELAPETDITVLLDDDFPNYSICGLPFYISGETPHWRSLAHRTEFDGIAVRRGHRAHQIDPEGKTVRVVVQGEGEASFPYDKLVIGTGAGPVQPKIQGGTLPGVFPLHTMKDSFAVHQYLDSAKPQRAVIVGAGYIGLEMADALTHRGIEVTVLSRTPTVLATVDAEFGEIVAEELRKHGVRVNTSIDAHAISETGAGLHLSGSSGFEQDCDLVLVAVGVKPHSELGLEAGLKVGTKGAFVTNRRMESSVPDIYVAGDCGETWHRLLNRYTYMPLGTTAHKQGRVAGENALGGNREFAGSLGTQVVKIFDLVIARTGLRQDEAEREGLPAATVMSAANDHKAYYPGASPLHLRVTGDSDTGRLLGAQILGRWGAEISKRVDIFAAALFQGMTVDQVSDLDLSYTPPLSSPWDPVQMASQAWSANLSNVSRRANV; via the coding sequence ATGAAGCTCCTAATTATCGGCGGCAGCGATGCGGGAATCAGTGCGGCCTTGCGCGCTCGCGAGCTTGCTCCTGAAACCGACATCACGGTGTTGCTCGACGATGATTTTCCCAACTACAGCATCTGCGGTCTACCGTTCTATATAAGCGGAGAAACACCCCATTGGCGGAGTCTTGCGCATAGGACGGAGTTTGACGGCATCGCGGTGCGGCGGGGCCATCGTGCGCATCAGATCGACCCCGAAGGCAAGACCGTAAGAGTGGTTGTGCAGGGTGAAGGCGAAGCGTCATTCCCATACGACAAGCTTGTGATTGGCACTGGAGCAGGCCCCGTCCAGCCGAAGATTCAAGGTGGCACTCTTCCCGGCGTCTTCCCATTACACACCATGAAGGACAGCTTCGCGGTTCATCAGTATCTGGATAGCGCGAAGCCGCAACGAGCGGTCATCGTCGGCGCTGGATACATAGGGCTGGAGATGGCCGATGCTCTCACGCATCGCGGTATAGAAGTGACGGTCTTGAGCCGCACACCGACCGTTCTCGCAACCGTCGATGCTGAGTTTGGAGAGATCGTCGCGGAAGAACTACGGAAGCACGGTGTTCGAGTCAATACGAGCATCGACGCGCACGCCATCTCTGAGACGGGTGCTGGCTTACATCTCTCAGGTAGCAGCGGCTTCGAGCAGGACTGTGACCTGGTGTTGGTCGCCGTTGGTGTCAAACCGCACAGCGAACTCGGTCTGGAAGCAGGCCTGAAGGTGGGCACTAAGGGAGCGTTCGTGACCAACCGACGCATGGAAAGCAGCGTCCCGGATATTTATGTTGCGGGAGACTGCGGCGAGACCTGGCACCGTCTTCTCAACCGCTACACCTATATGCCGCTTGGTACGACGGCACACAAGCAAGGCAGGGTCGCTGGCGAGAACGCCCTCGGCGGAAATCGAGAGTTTGCCGGTTCCCTCGGCACACAGGTCGTCAAGATATTCGATCTCGTGATCGCACGGACGGGCTTGCGCCAGGACGAAGCCGAACGTGAGGGCTTGCCAGCGGCAACCGTCATGAGTGCGGCGAATGACCACAAGGCCTACTATCCCGGCGCGTCACCGCTTCACTTGCGCGTTACGGGGGACAGCGACACCGGACGGCTTCTTGGAGCGCAAATTCTGGGCCGTTGGGGCGCGGAGATTTCTAAGCGAGTCGATATCTTTGCTGCCGCACTGTTTCAAGGAATGACGGTCGATCAGGTGTCCGACCTTGATCTCAGCTATACGCCCCCTCTCAGCAGCCCTTGGGACCCGGTCCAGATGGCTTCTCAAGCATGGAGCGCAAATCTTTCGAATGTTTCTAGGAGAGCCAATGTTTAA
- a CDS encoding arsenate reductase ArsC produces MFKVIFACVHNAGRSQMAAAFFNHLADPLKAEAISAGTEPGLRVHPEVLVMMQEIGIDLSDAKPQKLTEELARDAQLLITMGCGDKCPYVPGLRRDDWPLRDPKGLPVEEVRAIRDEVKQRVQGLIEAENLGI; encoded by the coding sequence ATGTTTAAGGTGATATTCGCTTGCGTCCACAATGCAGGTCGTTCTCAGATGGCCGCTGCCTTTTTCAACCATCTAGCCGATCCATTAAAGGCTGAGGCCATTTCGGCAGGTACGGAGCCCGGTTTGCGTGTCCATCCAGAGGTTCTCGTCATGATGCAGGAAATTGGCATCGACCTGAGCGATGCCAAGCCGCAGAAGCTAACGGAAGAACTGGCGCGTGACGCACAACTCCTCATAACGATGGGATGCGGTGACAAATGCCCGTATGTCCCTGGCCTTCGCCGTGACGACTGGCCGCTTCGCGATCCGAAAGGGCTTCCCGTAGAGGAAGTGCGGGCGATCCGGGATGAGGTGAAGCAGAGGGTACAAGGCTTAATTGAGGCAGAGAATCTGGGCATATAG
- the merR gene encoding Hg(II)-responsive transcriptional regulator has protein sequence MSDSLTIGTLAKHGGVSVETIRYYQRRTLLDEPQKPNGGFRHYSEESVKRVLFIKRAQALGFTLEEIQGLLALDQRKACLETREVAAHKMELIAQKIADLSRMKKSLARLVRSCDASVENAPCPIIHLLADD, from the coding sequence ATGAGCGATAGCCTGACGATCGGAACATTAGCAAAGCACGGTGGGGTGAGCGTCGAGACCATTCGCTACTATCAGCGACGCACTCTCTTAGACGAGCCACAGAAACCCAACGGAGGTTTTCGACACTATTCAGAAGAATCGGTGAAGCGCGTTCTCTTCATCAAGAGAGCACAGGCGCTGGGTTTCACCCTAGAAGAGATCCAGGGGCTACTCGCTCTCGATCAACGGAAAGCCTGTCTGGAGACACGCGAAGTTGCCGCCCACAAGATGGAGTTGATTGCGCAGAAGATTGCCGACCTGTCGAGGATGAAAAAATCGTTAGCTCGTCTCGTACGATCCTGCGATGCCTCTGTGGAGAATGCGCCTTGTCCCATCATTCACCTGTTGGCCGATGATTAG
- a CDS encoding mercuric transporter MerT family protein — MQSSSNANTKLALAGGLLAGIGASACCVGPLLLLSLGIGGAWIGHLTALEPYRPIFIALTVIFLGLAFRKLYLVPQTCSVEDNCVADRTRRVQRILFWVFVPLSLASVASPWILPLFYR, encoded by the coding sequence ATGCAGTCCTCATCGAATGCGAACACGAAGCTGGCTCTTGCGGGCGGACTGCTCGCCGGAATCGGGGCGTCGGCGTGTTGCGTAGGGCCGCTTCTTCTTCTCAGTCTGGGAATCGGTGGCGCTTGGATCGGCCATCTGACGGCTCTGGAACCCTACCGCCCAATCTTTATCGCGCTTACCGTTATCTTTCTTGGCCTGGCCTTTCGCAAGCTTTATCTGGTTCCGCAGACCTGCAGCGTGGAAGATAATTGCGTTGCTGATCGCACAAGGCGTGTGCAGAGGATCTTGTTTTGGGTCTTCGTGCCACTATCGCTTGCCTCAGTGGCGAGTCCTTGGATTTTGCCTCTCTTCTATCGTTGA
- a CDS encoding cation transporter, with protein MRKLLAALLISLPASAFAGTPQTAVLDVKNMTCSMCSITIHKALEKVPGVIDTKVDYDHKTATVKYDSGTTNPAALMKATTNAGFPSTLHSGEKR; from the coding sequence ATGCGTAAGCTCTTAGCTGCTCTGCTAATCTCCCTCCCGGCATCCGCGTTCGCTGGAACACCACAGACCGCCGTCCTCGACGTAAAGAACATGACCTGCTCCATGTGCTCGATCACCATCCACAAGGCGCTCGAAAAGGTGCCGGGAGTGATCGACACGAAAGTGGATTACGACCACAAGACTGCGACCGTAAAGTACGATTCGGGCACGACAAATCCGGCTGCACTCATGAAGGCAACGACGAACGCAGGCTTTCCTTCAACTCTGCACAGCGGGGAAAAAAGGTAG
- a CDS encoding cation transporter — MQVATLVWMTTECGLALYAAKQAHSPMMLTFGSDSLIEWLSATVVLAQFIGAFAISEAVATRVAAVLLYLLAVVVVIIAGVSLSGHLRPETSFLGMGASAAALLVMPLLAHLKRREARSIGNSALAADAVQSATCAYLAALTLLGLGVNAVFHVPWFDSTAALIAVPLLLKEAREAWRGNFCSC; from the coding sequence TTGCAAGTCGCAACCCTTGTTTGGATGACCACAGAATGCGGGCTCGCGCTCTACGCCGCCAAACAAGCTCATAGCCCAATGATGCTGACCTTCGGATCGGACAGCCTCATCGAATGGTTATCAGCGACCGTCGTCCTCGCCCAATTCATTGGAGCCTTCGCTATTTCCGAAGCGGTTGCAACACGCGTAGCAGCAGTGCTGCTCTATCTACTTGCTGTAGTCGTCGTCATCATCGCGGGCGTTTCTCTCTCAGGACACTTAAGACCTGAGACTAGCTTTCTAGGTATGGGTGCTTCCGCAGCGGCACTCCTTGTGATGCCGCTGCTTGCCCACCTGAAGCGCCGGGAAGCGAGGTCTATTGGCAACAGCGCTCTCGCTGCAGATGCGGTTCAGTCTGCCACATGCGCCTACCTCGCCGCGCTAACTTTGCTGGGACTCGGGGTAAACGCCGTCTTCCACGTGCCATGGTTTGATTCGACAGCCGCTCTGATCGCCGTGCCTCTCTTGTTGAAGGAAGCACGAGAAGCGTGGCGAGGTAATTTCTGCAGCTGCTGA
- a CDS encoding TonB-dependent receptor codes for MKQLALAAVFCLNVALFGQTEAHSVHVAVGDTAGPVAGAAISLGGVSGTTSADGTVTLLVPGSAADLIVNKEDHQTFQSHIRIEQNEQTEIEVELAAKLEAQEEVTVYATRTNVRLQDSPLHVEVLSEDEINEELAMRPGDISMMLNEMGGMRVQTTSPGLGASSLRVQGMRGRYTAFLSDGLPLFGQSGAGLGLLQIPPMDLGQLEIIKGNASALYGSSAMAGVVNLISRRPTEKPIREFLINRSSLGATDGSMFLGQKLTPHLGGTLLGGGFTQDARDQNADGWADVASYQRGVVRPRLFWDDKQGNSAMLTGGFVYENRAGGTLPGSVLAATGQRYIESLLSRRYDLGGEMQRLLAGKYILMARFTTSDQEHRHEFGQDDVEHDRHDLLFGEVSIRGGSSKNTWVAGFAEVRDAYRPHDVPRFAYTFSAPGLFGEDDLTLTSWLSLSGSARVDFHNVYGTFFSPRISALIRKAGWTSRLSIGQGFFASTALTEDTEAAGLAKLHQPTALKSERGRTASTDLSRTFGSISLSGTLFASEIDRPVYVDRGDTYSIFNLAGPTRNYGTELLGTWRKAPFTVTTTYTYVRTSEPEPGVGRVEVPLTPRHNLGVVGMWEKEGKTKIGLECYYTGTQRLEYNPYRDTSVPYVLFGALFEQKIASHVKLFVNAENLGDVRQTKHDPLLLPVRESDGRWTVDAWAPLDGRVVNGGARLIF; via the coding sequence ATGAAACAGCTTGCTCTGGCGGCGGTCTTTTGTCTGAATGTCGCACTTTTCGGACAAACTGAAGCGCACAGCGTTCATGTCGCGGTCGGGGATACCGCAGGTCCTGTAGCGGGCGCAGCGATTTCGCTTGGGGGCGTATCCGGCACAACGAGCGCGGATGGCACCGTAACCCTACTCGTTCCTGGCAGTGCCGCCGATCTCATCGTCAACAAGGAAGACCACCAAACCTTCCAGTCTCACATCAGGATCGAGCAGAACGAGCAGACAGAGATCGAAGTTGAGCTGGCGGCAAAACTGGAAGCTCAGGAAGAGGTCACGGTCTACGCTACCCGTACCAATGTCCGCCTTCAGGATTCTCCCCTGCACGTTGAAGTGCTGTCTGAAGACGAGATCAACGAAGAGTTGGCGATGCGGCCAGGCGATATCAGCATGATGCTCAATGAAATGGGCGGCATGCGCGTGCAAACCACCTCGCCAGGCTTGGGAGCCTCCAGCCTGCGAGTTCAAGGAATGCGAGGCCGGTACACTGCCTTCCTCTCAGATGGACTGCCGCTGTTTGGACAAAGTGGTGCCGGGTTGGGACTCTTGCAGATCCCACCAATGGACCTCGGTCAGTTGGAAATCATCAAGGGCAACGCATCTGCGTTGTACGGAAGCTCGGCAATGGCCGGGGTAGTCAATCTCATCTCCCGTCGGCCTACCGAAAAGCCGATACGCGAGTTCCTCATCAATCGATCTTCTCTGGGCGCCACCGATGGATCGATGTTTCTTGGACAAAAGCTCACTCCTCATCTCGGCGGGACCCTGCTGGGAGGCGGTTTCACTCAGGACGCGAGAGATCAGAACGCTGACGGATGGGCTGACGTCGCTTCTTACCAGCGGGGAGTCGTGCGTCCACGATTGTTCTGGGACGACAAGCAGGGCAACTCTGCGATGCTGACAGGCGGCTTCGTCTATGAGAACCGGGCTGGCGGTACATTGCCGGGTTCCGTTCTCGCCGCCACTGGCCAACGCTACATTGAATCGCTCCTCTCTCGCCGTTATGACCTCGGTGGCGAGATGCAGCGTTTGCTCGCAGGCAAGTACATCCTGATGGCTCGCTTCACCACTTCGGATCAAGAGCATCGACATGAGTTCGGCCAGGATGACGTAGAACATGATCGCCATGACCTGTTGTTCGGAGAAGTTTCCATCCGCGGAGGCTCTAGCAAGAACACATGGGTCGCCGGCTTTGCCGAGGTCCGCGACGCGTACCGTCCGCATGACGTTCCTCGCTTCGCTTATACCTTTAGCGCTCCTGGGCTGTTTGGAGAGGATGACCTGACGCTGACTTCCTGGCTGAGCTTGTCAGGGAGCGCACGTGTGGACTTCCACAATGTGTACGGAACCTTCTTCAGTCCACGCATTTCGGCTTTGATCCGTAAGGCAGGATGGACGAGCCGCTTGTCCATAGGACAGGGCTTCTTCGCGTCTACCGCTCTGACGGAAGACACAGAAGCGGCGGGGCTGGCGAAATTGCATCAGCCGACTGCTCTCAAGTCGGAGCGAGGCCGGACCGCATCGACTGATCTATCGAGAACATTCGGATCGATCAGTCTGAGCGGCACGCTGTTCGCCTCTGAAATCGACCGTCCGGTCTACGTAGATCGAGGCGACACGTATTCCATCTTCAACCTCGCCGGTCCAACGCGTAACTACGGGACGGAGTTGCTCGGGACATGGCGCAAAGCCCCGTTCACAGTCACGACTACCTATACGTACGTCCGCACCAGCGAACCGGAGCCAGGAGTCGGTCGCGTGGAAGTTCCGCTAACACCTCGCCACAACCTTGGAGTGGTGGGGATGTGGGAGAAGGAAGGTAAGACCAAGATCGGGTTAGAGTGCTACTACACCGGGACACAACGTCTGGAGTACAACCCGTATCGGGATACCTCGGTACCGTACGTCCTCTTCGGCGCGTTGTTCGAACAAAAGATCGCCTCCCATGTGAAGCTGTTCGTCAACGCCGAGAACCTTGGCGACGTTCGTCAGACGAAGCATGATCCGCTGCTTTTGCCGGTTCGTGAGTCAGACGGACGCTGGACCGTGGATGCCTGGGCACCCTTGGACGGACGCGTCGTGAACGGCGGCGCACGTCTTATTTTCTGA
- a CDS encoding heavy metal translocating P-type ATPase, translating to MDGSDVLRLLSGAPPAPKQATVLVHDADLHDRRLSNLLSDELHPCENRPQRSDGVEGEMALAPVRYYGLKRQPNMETPMSCCGNDEINTADPVCGMTVDPTNAGGQSELQGVTYYFCSSGCKRKFDADPTKYVHTYEQETSSEAHNAEAEPTKQAIDPVCEMRVDPTKAAASVAQGGTTYWFCSQNCATKFRTDPEKYLKPNRAKGKPASRDDRASEYVCPMDPEVRQTGPGACPKCGMALEPATVLPPSLRTEYTCPMHPQIVRFKPGACPICGMALEPKEITSEEVNPELRDMIRRFWTSIVLTIPLLMLMASDMLPSKPLQHILSGTTWGWLELAIATPVVWWCGWPFFERAWQSVVHRSLNMFTLIGLGTGAAYLYSLVATVAPQVFPVTARNADGQIGLYYEPAAVIVALVLLGQVMELRARSRTSSALRSLLGLAPKTARRIEADGLESDVPLDQVFIGNILRVRPGEKVPVDGEVIDGNSSVDESMVSGESIPVEKAPGAKVVGGTINGTGGFTMRAERVGADTLLSQIVKMVSAAQRTRAPIQRVADRISAYFVPAVIASAVLTFALWYVLGPQPKLAHAVVSAVAVLIVACPCALGLATPMAIMVGTGRGAGAGILVRNAEALELFGKVNTLLVDKTGTLTEGKPTLTAVRPLPDFDESELLMLVASLERSSEHPLAAAIVHGAEARQLSLRDVREFASITGKGVRGVIEGKDVAVGNSELLREIGVDPTVFSVETDTLRSQGMTVMLAAIDRKAAGLVAVSDPIKQSTPEAIRKLKADGLTIIMVTGDNSRTAKAVADKLGIAFEADVLPEQKAEVVKRHQQLGQIVAMAGDGVNDAPALAQAQVGIAMGTGTDVAIEAGGITLVRGDLRGLARARKLSQETMRNIRQNLFFAFIYNGLGVPLAAGILYPYFGVLLSPMIAAAAMSFSSVSVIANSLRLRHE from the coding sequence GTGGATGGCTCTGACGTACTTCGTCTCCTTTCCGGGGCCCCACCTGCACCCAAACAAGCCACAGTACTGGTTCATGATGCAGATCTCCATGATCGTCGGCTTTCTAACCTCCTATCCGATGAATTACATCCTTGTGAAAACCGGCCTCAAAGAAGCGATGGCGTAGAAGGCGAAATGGCGCTCGCACCTGTAAGGTATTACGGCCTCAAGCGTCAGCCAAATATGGAGACACCTATGAGCTGCTGCGGTAATGATGAAATTAACACGGCCGATCCGGTATGTGGCATGACGGTCGATCCGACGAATGCCGGGGGGCAAAGCGAATTGCAGGGCGTGACATATTACTTCTGCTCGTCGGGATGCAAGCGGAAATTTGACGCCGACCCCACCAAGTACGTCCACACCTATGAGCAGGAAACTTCATCAGAAGCGCACAACGCAGAGGCCGAACCGACGAAGCAGGCAATCGACCCTGTCTGTGAAATGAGGGTTGATCCGACAAAAGCAGCCGCATCGGTGGCGCAAGGGGGTACGACGTACTGGTTCTGCAGCCAGAACTGCGCGACCAAGTTTCGCACCGATCCCGAGAAATACCTGAAGCCGAACCGTGCCAAAGGAAAACCTGCTTCGCGTGACGATCGAGCGAGTGAGTATGTGTGCCCGATGGACCCTGAGGTTCGCCAGACGGGGCCCGGAGCCTGCCCGAAGTGCGGCATGGCGCTCGAACCGGCCACCGTACTCCCTCCGTCCCTACGGACTGAGTACACGTGCCCGATGCATCCGCAGATTGTTCGTTTCAAACCAGGAGCCTGCCCCATCTGTGGAATGGCTTTGGAGCCAAAGGAAATTACGAGTGAGGAGGTAAACCCCGAACTCCGCGACATGATACGGCGCTTTTGGACCAGCATTGTGCTCACCATTCCACTGCTCATGCTCATGGCTTCCGACATGCTGCCATCCAAGCCATTGCAGCACATCCTCTCCGGCACCACTTGGGGATGGCTTGAGCTTGCAATCGCTACTCCTGTGGTGTGGTGGTGCGGATGGCCGTTTTTCGAGCGGGCATGGCAGTCTGTCGTTCATCGCAGCCTCAATATGTTCACCCTGATTGGGCTCGGGACCGGAGCTGCCTACCTCTACAGCCTTGTCGCTACGGTAGCCCCGCAGGTCTTTCCAGTGACAGCCCGGAATGCCGATGGACAGATCGGCCTCTACTATGAACCGGCCGCAGTGATCGTCGCGCTGGTACTCCTCGGCCAAGTCATGGAACTGCGTGCTCGCAGCCGAACCAGCAGCGCCCTGCGGTCGCTTCTCGGCTTGGCGCCGAAGACTGCTCGCAGGATCGAAGCCGACGGCCTGGAATCCGACGTCCCGCTCGATCAAGTTTTTATCGGCAACATACTGCGAGTCCGTCCGGGCGAAAAGGTACCGGTTGACGGTGAGGTCATCGACGGTAATAGCTCGGTCGATGAGTCGATGGTTTCAGGCGAGTCTATCCCGGTTGAGAAGGCACCTGGAGCCAAAGTCGTCGGTGGAACCATCAACGGAACCGGCGGATTCACCATGCGCGCTGAACGTGTCGGTGCGGACACCCTCCTCTCCCAGATCGTGAAAATGGTCAGTGCCGCGCAACGGACTCGCGCCCCAATTCAACGCGTCGCGGATAGGATCTCTGCGTACTTCGTTCCCGCAGTCATCGCCTCGGCCGTGCTGACGTTCGCACTGTGGTACGTGCTGGGCCCTCAGCCGAAGCTCGCTCATGCCGTGGTAAGCGCCGTCGCGGTGCTGATCGTGGCATGTCCCTGCGCTCTGGGCCTCGCGACACCGATGGCGATCATGGTTGGCACAGGCCGTGGCGCAGGCGCAGGCATCCTTGTTCGGAATGCCGAGGCCCTGGAACTCTTCGGCAAGGTGAACACATTGCTCGTCGACAAGACCGGAACTCTGACAGAAGGCAAGCCTACACTCACAGCCGTCAGACCGCTGCCGGACTTCGATGAAAGTGAACTCTTGATGTTGGTCGCCAGTCTTGAACGCTCCAGCGAACATCCGCTGGCAGCTGCGATCGTGCATGGGGCTGAGGCCCGCCAGCTTTCCTTACGCGACGTTCGCGAGTTTGCGTCCATCACCGGAAAGGGCGTGCGTGGTGTGATCGAAGGAAAAGATGTGGCGGTGGGAAATTCGGAACTGTTGCGCGAGATCGGGGTCGATCCCACGGTGTTCAGCGTGGAAACGGACACGCTGCGAAGTCAGGGAATGACAGTGATGCTCGCTGCCATCGACCGGAAAGCCGCGGGGCTCGTGGCTGTCTCTGATCCGATTAAGCAATCAACTCCAGAGGCGATCCGCAAGTTGAAAGCGGACGGGCTGACCATCATTATGGTCACGGGAGACAACAGCAGAACGGCAAAGGCGGTTGCGGACAAGCTCGGCATTGCTTTCGAAGCAGATGTCCTTCCTGAACAGAAGGCTGAGGTTGTCAAGAGACATCAACAGCTAGGGCAGATCGTCGCAATGGCTGGCGACGGTGTGAACGACGCTCCCGCCCTTGCACAGGCTCAGGTCGGCATCGCCATGGGAACAGGTACTGATGTTGCTATTGAAGCTGGTGGGATCACTCTCGTGCGAGGCGATTTGCGAGGGCTCGCCCGTGCGCGCAAGCTCAGTCAGGAGACGATGCGAAACATTCGACAAAATCTTTTCTTTGCCTTTATCTACAACGGACTTGGTGTTCCTCTGGCGGCAGGCATCCTCTATCCCTACTTCGGTGTGCTTCTCAGTCCGATGATCGCAGCGGCGGCAATGAGTTTCAGCTCGGTATCTGTAATCGCGAATTCGCTCCGGCTGCGTCATGAATGA
- a CDS encoding c-type cytochrome has translation MSGPDTEPKRTPVVRTIVNVWATLSLVGFVLTVAAGLILWSKGLGARPEPSALEANVSMHAWESSIPTRYEEMKNPISAAAFDLNESASHYAEHCAVCHGMNGKGETAFKGTMYPRPPDLTSTDTQEMSDGELYWTIKNGVRWSGMPAFGEPGENDQHAWKIVAFLRQLPKLSPEQIIVLQQSHEAADHSHMDHDH, from the coding sequence ATGAGCGGGCCTGACACTGAACCGAAACGAACACCGGTTGTCAGGACAATCGTGAATGTCTGGGCGACATTGAGCCTTGTAGGATTCGTTCTCACTGTGGCCGCCGGTTTGATCCTCTGGAGCAAAGGGTTGGGTGCTCGTCCCGAACCCTCTGCTCTGGAGGCAAACGTCTCTATGCATGCATGGGAGAGCTCCATCCCCACGCGGTACGAAGAGATGAAGAATCCCATCTCCGCTGCAGCATTTGACCTTAACGAATCCGCCTCACACTATGCCGAACATTGCGCCGTCTGTCATGGGATGAATGGCAAGGGTGAAACTGCATTCAAAGGCACCATGTACCCGCGCCCACCCGACCTCACATCTACGGATACACAGGAGATGTCAGACGGCGAGCTCTACTGGACGATCAAGAACGGCGTGCGATGGTCGGGCATGCCTGCGTTCGGTGAACCGGGTGAGAACGACCAGCACGCATGGAAGATCGTCGCCTTCCTTCGACAGTTGCCGAAGCTCAGCCCGGAGCAAATTATCGTGCTGCAACAGAGCCACGAAGCGGCTGACCACTCCCATATGGATCACGACCATTGA